Proteins from a single region of Hordeum vulgare subsp. vulgare chromosome 6H, MorexV3_pseudomolecules_assembly, whole genome shotgun sequence:
- the LOC123401489 gene encoding protein H2A.6: MAGRKGGERKKAVTRSVKAGLQFPVGRIGRYLKKGRYAQRVGSGAPVYLAAVLEYLAAELLELAGNAAKDNKKTRIIPRHLLLAVRNDQELGRLLAGVTIAHGGVIPNINSVLLPKKSPAAAEKEATKSPKKKAATKSPKKKTAATKE, translated from the exons ATGGCCGGAAGGAAGGGCGGCGAGAGGAAGAAGGCGGTGACCCGCTCCGTGAAGGCCGGGCTCCAGTTCCCCGTCGGCCGCATCGGGCGCTACCTCAAGAAGGGCCGCTACGCGCAGCGCGTCGGCTCCGGCGCCCCCGTCTACCTCGCCGCCGTCCTCGAGTACCTCGCCGCCGAG CTGCTGGAGCTCGCCGGCAACGCCGCCAAGGACAACAAGAAGACACGCATCATCCCGCGCCACCTGCTGCTCGCCGTCCGCAACGACCAGGAGCTCGGCAGGCTGCTCGCCGGCGTCACCATCGCCCACGGCGGCGTCATCCCCAACATCAACTCCGTGCTGCTCCCCAAGAAGTCCCCCGCTGCCGCCGAGAAGGAGGCCACCAAGTCGCCCAAGAAGAAGGCCGCCACCAAGtctcccaagaagaagaccgCGGCCACCAAAGAGTAG
- the LOC123401488 gene encoding putative F-box protein At3g16210 isoform X1, whose translation MSSLRRHDPSPALPPLEDDDLLSEILLRLPPQPSSLPRASLVCKRWRGIVSDPGFCRRHRRNPPLLGFFQVDNGFSFVPSLKAPDRVSPERFSLQHEDRDGHFVSFGCRHGLVLVFLGKRLELLVWDPVTGEQHRIAFPPGFDMDEYSISGAVLRSAGDVNHFQVALVGSSERQITQAVAYVYSSESGIWGILITTPLQSEDRTMISMTQPAVLAGGSLYWLLAGSSVGILEFDMDRQRLTVIPMPVNDLRFFQLSLIRADGGGIGLLVLSGFSTQFWNRRANSDGVASWVLGRTIGNDQLLHLEAEEMGSQIILGFAEENNVVLLWTIDGLVMLQVESLQFEKVLGTNIITYYHSFESVYTAETSIGGGHDGADLLYT comes from the exons ATGAGTAGCCTCCGCCGCCACGACCCCTCGCCGGCGTTGCCGccgctggaggacgacgacctccTCTCCGagatcctcctccgcctccccccACAGCCGTCCTCCCTCCCCCGCGCATCCCTCGTCTGCAAGCGCTGGCGCGGCATCGTCTCCGATCCAGGCttctgccgccgccaccgccgcaacCCTCCCCTCCTCGGTTTCTTCCAAGTAGACAACGGGTTCTCCTTCGTACCTTCCCTCAAGGCCCCGGATCGTGTCTCGCCCGAACGCTTCTCCTTGCAACATGAAGATCGTGACGGACACTTCGTCTCCTTCGGATGCCGCCATGGCCTCGTGCTCGTCTTCCTTGGGAAGCGTCTCGAGCTCCTTGTGTGGGACCCCGTCACCGGCGAGCAGCACCGCATTGCCTTCCCCCCAGGGTTCGACATGGATGAATATTCCATCAGCGGGGCGGTGCTTCGCTCTGCCGGAGACGTCAACCACTTCCAGGTGGCCTTGGTTGGCAGCAGTGAGAGACAAATTACGCAAGCGGTTGCCTACGTTTACTCGTCGGAATCCGGTATATGGGGCATTCTTATCACAACACCGCTTCAATCTGAGGATCGCACCATGATTTCTATGACCCAGCCTGCTGTGCTGGCTGGGGGTTCTCTTTACTGGTTGCTTGCTGGGAGTTCGGTTGGGATCCTTGAATTTGATATGGATAGGCAAAGACTAACTGTGATACCTATGCCAGTAAATGACCTCAGGTTTTTTCAGTTGTCGCTGATACGGGCAGATGGCGGTGGAATTGGTCTCCTCGTTTTATCAGGCTTCAGCACCCAATTTTGGAACAGAAGGGCCAATTCTGATGGTGTTGCTTCATGGGTGTTGGGAAGAACCATTGGAAATGACCAGCTACTTCACTTGGAAGCAGAGGAAATGGGGAGCCAAATAATACTAGGGTTTGCTGAGGAAAATAATGTGGTTCTCTTGTGGACAATTGACGGTCTTGTCATGTTACAGGTTGAGTCACTACAGTTTGAGAAAGTCTTGGGAACCAACATCATCACTTACTATCACTCATTCGAAAGTGTCTATACTGCAG AAACATCCATTGGTGGTGGACATGATGGAGCTGATCTTTTGTACACATAA
- the LOC123401488 gene encoding putative F-box protein At3g16210 isoform X2, whose translation MSSLRRHDPSPALPPLEDDDLLSEILLRLPPQPSSLPRASLVCKRWRGIVSDPGFCRRHRRNPPLLGFFQVDNGFSFVPSLKAPDRVSPERFSLQHEDRDGHFVSFGCRHGLVLVFLGKRLELLVWDPVTGEQHRIAFPPGFDMDEYSISGAVLRSAGDVNHFQVALVGSSERQITQAVAYVYSSESGIWGILITTPLQSEDRTMISMTQPAVLAGGSLYWLLAGSSVGILEFDMDRQRLTVIPMPVNDLRFFQLSLIRADGGGIGLLVLSGFSTQFWNRRANSDGVASWVLGRTIGNDQLLHLEAEEMGSQIILGFAEENNVVLLWTIDGLVMLQVESLQFEKVLGTNIITYYHSFESVYTAG comes from the exons ATGAGTAGCCTCCGCCGCCACGACCCCTCGCCGGCGTTGCCGccgctggaggacgacgacctccTCTCCGagatcctcctccgcctccccccACAGCCGTCCTCCCTCCCCCGCGCATCCCTCGTCTGCAAGCGCTGGCGCGGCATCGTCTCCGATCCAGGCttctgccgccgccaccgccgcaacCCTCCCCTCCTCGGTTTCTTCCAAGTAGACAACGGGTTCTCCTTCGTACCTTCCCTCAAGGCCCCGGATCGTGTCTCGCCCGAACGCTTCTCCTTGCAACATGAAGATCGTGACGGACACTTCGTCTCCTTCGGATGCCGCCATGGCCTCGTGCTCGTCTTCCTTGGGAAGCGTCTCGAGCTCCTTGTGTGGGACCCCGTCACCGGCGAGCAGCACCGCATTGCCTTCCCCCCAGGGTTCGACATGGATGAATATTCCATCAGCGGGGCGGTGCTTCGCTCTGCCGGAGACGTCAACCACTTCCAGGTGGCCTTGGTTGGCAGCAGTGAGAGACAAATTACGCAAGCGGTTGCCTACGTTTACTCGTCGGAATCCGGTATATGGGGCATTCTTATCACAACACCGCTTCAATCTGAGGATCGCACCATGATTTCTATGACCCAGCCTGCTGTGCTGGCTGGGGGTTCTCTTTACTGGTTGCTTGCTGGGAGTTCGGTTGGGATCCTTGAATTTGATATGGATAGGCAAAGACTAACTGTGATACCTATGCCAGTAAATGACCTCAGGTTTTTTCAGTTGTCGCTGATACGGGCAGATGGCGGTGGAATTGGTCTCCTCGTTTTATCAGGCTTCAGCACCCAATTTTGGAACAGAAGGGCCAATTCTGATGGTGTTGCTTCATGGGTGTTGGGAAGAACCATTGGAAATGACCAGCTACTTCACTTGGAAGCAGAGGAAATGGGGAGCCAAATAATACTAGGGTTTGCTGAGGAAAATAATGTGGTTCTCTTGTGGACAATTGACGGTCTTGTCATGTTACAGGTTGAGTCACTACAGTTTGAGAAAGTCTTGGGAACCAACATCATCACTTACTATCACTCATTCGAAAGTGTCTATACTGCAG GCTAA